One window of Aphelocoma coerulescens isolate FSJ_1873_10779 chromosome 17, UR_Acoe_1.0, whole genome shotgun sequence genomic DNA carries:
- the GOLGA1 gene encoding golgin subfamily A member 1 isoform X2, with protein sequence MFAKLKKKIAEEAAVAPRPGGAARIPRSVSKESITSVGADSGDDFASDGSSSREDLSSQLFRRNEQIRKLEMKLSDYADQIRNLQKIKEKLENALEKHQDSSMRKFQEQNEAHQASRAKMAEGMALALVKKDKEWMEKLGQVEKEKKMLQTQLQEMREQSLNLFQKRDEIDELEGFQQQEIAKVKHMEESLSRTEQELEARAQELTQAKAELQEARSESSSLRKDLQDLQQQFSELEARRDELMTAETNAENKITALELREQELQTVIQQLSVDLQNARVAGSGCEKRLEVLQVEHESLKVEYEQQKQKMTFEFAERDKLTEQLQEKVSSLEKKLERNLSGDEHMQELLKEKAALEQRLEESRQQVLTDRTQHSGAVNRLETQNKELEQKLQIATETLKKSKEAAAEQDLKIQKLQTALEDERNHLQQQILSEKHQYDQKVTGLESQIAALEKAWESDKTTTQHRISQLEKENENLKGSKEEYESSLKQQESELNRLKNEMSSRETVSVEIAKALEEARKQREELQQQVSHLNGLIKEKDQLIDEKCGLLLKQKEELNQLSQDHEAALLQVHQLQLDIEASQSQAVEKEETARKEIDELKLQVQECLLAREHEKTVLELEESTRALNDEHFPSPENSVVEQNGEVAAADVIQLQKDNRELEQQIAEKNKMIKQLQQRMTELKKTLQKELKIRPDSEVPELRANSEVPNASVTVTNNSDLNDSREINFEYLKHVVLKFMSCRESEAFHLIKAVSVLLNFSQEEENMLKETLEYKMSWFGSKPSPKGSIRPSISSPRTLWP encoded by the exons ATGTTTGCCAAATTGAAGAAGAAGATCGCGGAGGAGGCAGCGGTTGCTCCCAGGCCCGGAGGAGCCGCCCGCATCCCCAGGTCTGTCAGTAAGGAATCGATCACGTCTGTGGGAGCAGACTCCGGAGACGACTTT gcttctgATGGAAGCAGCTCCAGAGAGGATCTTTCATCCCAGTTGTTCAGAAGAAATGAACAAATAAGAAAACTGGAGATGAAGCTGTCTG ATTATGCTGATCAGATCCGAAATCTGCAGAAGATAAAAGAGAAGCTTGAAAATGCATTAGAAAAGCATCAGGATT CCTCCATGAGGAAGTTTCAGGAGCAGAATGAAGCTCACCAGGCCAGTCGAGCCAAGATGGCTGAAGGAATGGCTTTGGCCTTGGTAAAAAAGGACAAG GAGTGGATGGAAAAACTTGGTCAAGTTGAAAAG gaaaaaaaaatgcttcaaaCACAGTTACAAGAAATGAGGGAGCAGAGTTTGAACCTTTTCCAAAAACGAGATGAAATTGATGAACTGGAGGGCTTTCAGCAGCAGGAAATTGCCAAAGTTAAACACATG GAAGAATCTCTGAGCAGAACAGAGCAGGAGCTCGAGGCGCGCGCTCAAGAACTGACCCAGGctaaagcagagctgcaggaggcgAGGAGCGAGTCCTCGAGCCTGAGGAAGGATCTCCAGGACTTGCAGCAGCAGTTCTCGGAGCTGGAGGCTCGGAG AGATGAACTAATGACAGCTGAGACAAATGCAGAAAATAAGATCACTGCTCTGGAGCTAAGAGAACAGGAGCTACAAACTGTCATTCAGCAGCTTTCTGTAGACTTGCAAAAT GCTCGAGTGGCTGGTTCTGGTTGTGAGAAGAGACTGGAAGTGTTGCAAGTGGAGCATGAATCTCTGAAGGTGGAATATGAGCAACAGAAGCAAAAG ATGACTTTTGAATTTGCTGAGAGAGATAAACTGACTGAACAGCTGCAGGAAAAGGTGTCTTCCCTGGAAAAAAAGCTAGAAAGAAATCTCTCAGGAGATGAACATATGCAGGAGCTGCTCAAAGAG AAAGCTGCTCTTGAGCAGAGGctggaggagagcaggcagCAGGTACTGACAGACAGGACACAGCACAGCGGGGCTGTGAACCGGTTGGAAACACAG AATAAAGAACTGGAACAGAAACTACAGATTGCAACAGAAACATTGAAAAAGAGCaaagaagcagctgctgagcaggatcTGAAGATCCAGAAGCTG CAAACTGCTCTAGAGGATGAAAGAAATCACCTGCAGCAACAGATTTTAAGTGAGAAACATCAGTATGATCAGAAAGTTACTGGGCTGGAGTCTCAGATTGCTGCTCTTGAAAAAGCTTGGGAATCGGATAAAACAACAACTCAGCACAGGATT AGCcaattggaaaaagaaaatgaaaacctcAAGGGAAGCAAAGAAGAGTATGAGAGTTCTTTAAAACAACAGGAGTCTGAACTGAACAGGCTAAAG AATGAGATGAGCAGCAGAGAAACTGTCAGTGTGGAAATTGCCAAAGCCCTGGAAGAAGCACGGAAACAGAGAGAGGAATTGCAACAGCAG GTTTCACATCTGAATGGCCTAATAAAGGAGAAAGACCAGCTGATAGATGAAAAATGTGGTCTGCTGctaaaacagaaagaagaacTGAACCAACTCAGTCAAG ACCATGAAGCTGCCTTGCTGCAGGTGCATCAGTTACAGTTGGACATAGAAGCAAGTCAGAGCCAAGCAGTGGAGAAAGAGGAAACGGCAAGAAAGGAAATTGATGAACTGAAGCTGCAGGTACAGGAGTGCCTGTTGGCCAGAGAGCATGAGAAAACT GTTTTAGAACTGGAGGAGTCAACGAGAGCCTTGAACGATGAGCATTTCCCTTCTCCAGAAAACTCTGTGGTGGAACAGAACGGAGAGGTGGCAGCTGCAGATGTCATTCAACTTCAGAAGGATAACAGAGAGCTGGAACAGCAAATTGCTGAGAAAAACAAG ATGATAAAGCAGCTTCAGCAAAGAATGACAGAACTCAAGAAAACTCTCCAGAAAGAGCTG aaaatAAGGCCTGACAGTGAGGTACCTGAGTTACGTGCAAATTCTGAAGTGCCTAATGCTTCTGTGACTGTCACCAACAACTCTGATTTGAATGACTCGAGGGAGATAAACTTTGAGTACCTTAAACATGTTGTACTGAAGTTCATGTCCTGCAGGGAATCTGAG GCATTCCATCTCATTAAAGCTGTGTCTGTGTTACTGAATTTTTcacaagaggaagaaaacatgCTCAAAGAAACTTTGGAGTACAAG ATGTCCTGGTTTGGGTCAAAGCCATCTCCCAAAGGCAGCATCCGGCCGTCTATCTCGAGCCCAAGGACTCTGTGGCCTTAA
- the GOLGA1 gene encoding golgin subfamily A member 1 isoform X1, with protein MFAKLKKKIAEEAAVAPRPGGAARIPRSVSKESITSVGADSGDDFASDGSSSREDLSSQLFRRNEQIRKLEMKLSDYADQIRNLQKIKEKLENALEKHQDSSMRKFQEQNEAHQASRAKMAEGMALALVKKDKEWMEKLGQVEKEKKMLQTQLQEMREQSLNLFQKRDEIDELEGFQQQEIAKVKHMLLKKEESLSRTEQELEARAQELTQAKAELQEARSESSSLRKDLQDLQQQFSELEARRDELMTAETNAENKITALELREQELQTVIQQLSVDLQNARVAGSGCEKRLEVLQVEHESLKVEYEQQKQKMTFEFAERDKLTEQLQEKVSSLEKKLERNLSGDEHMQELLKEKAALEQRLEESRQQVLTDRTQHSGAVNRLETQNKELEQKLQIATETLKKSKEAAAEQDLKIQKLQTALEDERNHLQQQILSEKHQYDQKVTGLESQIAALEKAWESDKTTTQHRISQLEKENENLKGSKEEYESSLKQQESELNRLKNEMSSRETVSVEIAKALEEARKQREELQQQVSHLNGLIKEKDQLIDEKCGLLLKQKEELNQLSQDHEAALLQVHQLQLDIEASQSQAVEKEETARKEIDELKLQVQECLLAREHEKTVLELEESTRALNDEHFPSPENSVVEQNGEVAAADVIQLQKDNRELEQQIAEKNKMIKQLQQRMTELKKTLQKELKIRPDSEVPELRANSEVPNASVTVTNNSDLNDSREINFEYLKHVVLKFMSCRESEAFHLIKAVSVLLNFSQEEENMLKETLEYKMSWFGSKPSPKGSIRPSISSPRTLWP; from the exons ATGTTTGCCAAATTGAAGAAGAAGATCGCGGAGGAGGCAGCGGTTGCTCCCAGGCCCGGAGGAGCCGCCCGCATCCCCAGGTCTGTCAGTAAGGAATCGATCACGTCTGTGGGAGCAGACTCCGGAGACGACTTT gcttctgATGGAAGCAGCTCCAGAGAGGATCTTTCATCCCAGTTGTTCAGAAGAAATGAACAAATAAGAAAACTGGAGATGAAGCTGTCTG ATTATGCTGATCAGATCCGAAATCTGCAGAAGATAAAAGAGAAGCTTGAAAATGCATTAGAAAAGCATCAGGATT CCTCCATGAGGAAGTTTCAGGAGCAGAATGAAGCTCACCAGGCCAGTCGAGCCAAGATGGCTGAAGGAATGGCTTTGGCCTTGGTAAAAAAGGACAAG GAGTGGATGGAAAAACTTGGTCAAGTTGAAAAG gaaaaaaaaatgcttcaaaCACAGTTACAAGAAATGAGGGAGCAGAGTTTGAACCTTTTCCAAAAACGAGATGAAATTGATGAACTGGAGGGCTTTCAGCAGCAGGAAATTGCCAAAGTTAAACACATG CTTTTGAAAAAGGAAGAATCTCTGAGCAGAACAGAGCAGGAGCTCGAGGCGCGCGCTCAAGAACTGACCCAGGctaaagcagagctgcaggaggcgAGGAGCGAGTCCTCGAGCCTGAGGAAGGATCTCCAGGACTTGCAGCAGCAGTTCTCGGAGCTGGAGGCTCGGAG AGATGAACTAATGACAGCTGAGACAAATGCAGAAAATAAGATCACTGCTCTGGAGCTAAGAGAACAGGAGCTACAAACTGTCATTCAGCAGCTTTCTGTAGACTTGCAAAAT GCTCGAGTGGCTGGTTCTGGTTGTGAGAAGAGACTGGAAGTGTTGCAAGTGGAGCATGAATCTCTGAAGGTGGAATATGAGCAACAGAAGCAAAAG ATGACTTTTGAATTTGCTGAGAGAGATAAACTGACTGAACAGCTGCAGGAAAAGGTGTCTTCCCTGGAAAAAAAGCTAGAAAGAAATCTCTCAGGAGATGAACATATGCAGGAGCTGCTCAAAGAG AAAGCTGCTCTTGAGCAGAGGctggaggagagcaggcagCAGGTACTGACAGACAGGACACAGCACAGCGGGGCTGTGAACCGGTTGGAAACACAG AATAAAGAACTGGAACAGAAACTACAGATTGCAACAGAAACATTGAAAAAGAGCaaagaagcagctgctgagcaggatcTGAAGATCCAGAAGCTG CAAACTGCTCTAGAGGATGAAAGAAATCACCTGCAGCAACAGATTTTAAGTGAGAAACATCAGTATGATCAGAAAGTTACTGGGCTGGAGTCTCAGATTGCTGCTCTTGAAAAAGCTTGGGAATCGGATAAAACAACAACTCAGCACAGGATT AGCcaattggaaaaagaaaatgaaaacctcAAGGGAAGCAAAGAAGAGTATGAGAGTTCTTTAAAACAACAGGAGTCTGAACTGAACAGGCTAAAG AATGAGATGAGCAGCAGAGAAACTGTCAGTGTGGAAATTGCCAAAGCCCTGGAAGAAGCACGGAAACAGAGAGAGGAATTGCAACAGCAG GTTTCACATCTGAATGGCCTAATAAAGGAGAAAGACCAGCTGATAGATGAAAAATGTGGTCTGCTGctaaaacagaaagaagaacTGAACCAACTCAGTCAAG ACCATGAAGCTGCCTTGCTGCAGGTGCATCAGTTACAGTTGGACATAGAAGCAAGTCAGAGCCAAGCAGTGGAGAAAGAGGAAACGGCAAGAAAGGAAATTGATGAACTGAAGCTGCAGGTACAGGAGTGCCTGTTGGCCAGAGAGCATGAGAAAACT GTTTTAGAACTGGAGGAGTCAACGAGAGCCTTGAACGATGAGCATTTCCCTTCTCCAGAAAACTCTGTGGTGGAACAGAACGGAGAGGTGGCAGCTGCAGATGTCATTCAACTTCAGAAGGATAACAGAGAGCTGGAACAGCAAATTGCTGAGAAAAACAAG ATGATAAAGCAGCTTCAGCAAAGAATGACAGAACTCAAGAAAACTCTCCAGAAAGAGCTG aaaatAAGGCCTGACAGTGAGGTACCTGAGTTACGTGCAAATTCTGAAGTGCCTAATGCTTCTGTGACTGTCACCAACAACTCTGATTTGAATGACTCGAGGGAGATAAACTTTGAGTACCTTAAACATGTTGTACTGAAGTTCATGTCCTGCAGGGAATCTGAG GCATTCCATCTCATTAAAGCTGTGTCTGTGTTACTGAATTTTTcacaagaggaagaaaacatgCTCAAAGAAACTTTGGAGTACAAG ATGTCCTGGTTTGGGTCAAAGCCATCTCCCAAAGGCAGCATCCGGCCGTCTATCTCGAGCCCAAGGACTCTGTGGCCTTAA
- the GOLGA1 gene encoding golgin subfamily A member 1 isoform X3 encodes MFAKLKKKIAEEAAVAPRPGGAARIPRSVSKESITSVGADSGDDFASDGSSSREDLSSQLFRRNEQIRKLEMKLSDYADQIRNLQKIKEKLENALEKHQDSSMRKFQEQNEAHQASRAKMAEGMALALVKKDKEWMEKLGQVEKEKKMLQTQLQEMREQSLNLFQKRDEIDELEGFQQQEIAKVKHMLLKKEESLSRTEQELEARAQELTQAKAELQEARSESSSLRKDLQDLQQQFSELEARRDELMTAETNAENKITALELREQELQTVIQQLSVDLQNMTFEFAERDKLTEQLQEKVSSLEKKLERNLSGDEHMQELLKEKAALEQRLEESRQQVLTDRTQHSGAVNRLETQNKELEQKLQIATETLKKSKEAAAEQDLKIQKLQTALEDERNHLQQQILSEKHQYDQKVTGLESQIAALEKAWESDKTTTQHRISQLEKENENLKGSKEEYESSLKQQESELNRLKNEMSSRETVSVEIAKALEEARKQREELQQQVSHLNGLIKEKDQLIDEKCGLLLKQKEELNQLSQDHEAALLQVHQLQLDIEASQSQAVEKEETARKEIDELKLQVQECLLAREHEKTVLELEESTRALNDEHFPSPENSVVEQNGEVAAADVIQLQKDNRELEQQIAEKNKMIKQLQQRMTELKKTLQKELKIRPDSEVPELRANSEVPNASVTVTNNSDLNDSREINFEYLKHVVLKFMSCRESEAFHLIKAVSVLLNFSQEEENMLKETLEYKMSWFGSKPSPKGSIRPSISSPRTLWP; translated from the exons ATGTTTGCCAAATTGAAGAAGAAGATCGCGGAGGAGGCAGCGGTTGCTCCCAGGCCCGGAGGAGCCGCCCGCATCCCCAGGTCTGTCAGTAAGGAATCGATCACGTCTGTGGGAGCAGACTCCGGAGACGACTTT gcttctgATGGAAGCAGCTCCAGAGAGGATCTTTCATCCCAGTTGTTCAGAAGAAATGAACAAATAAGAAAACTGGAGATGAAGCTGTCTG ATTATGCTGATCAGATCCGAAATCTGCAGAAGATAAAAGAGAAGCTTGAAAATGCATTAGAAAAGCATCAGGATT CCTCCATGAGGAAGTTTCAGGAGCAGAATGAAGCTCACCAGGCCAGTCGAGCCAAGATGGCTGAAGGAATGGCTTTGGCCTTGGTAAAAAAGGACAAG GAGTGGATGGAAAAACTTGGTCAAGTTGAAAAG gaaaaaaaaatgcttcaaaCACAGTTACAAGAAATGAGGGAGCAGAGTTTGAACCTTTTCCAAAAACGAGATGAAATTGATGAACTGGAGGGCTTTCAGCAGCAGGAAATTGCCAAAGTTAAACACATG CTTTTGAAAAAGGAAGAATCTCTGAGCAGAACAGAGCAGGAGCTCGAGGCGCGCGCTCAAGAACTGACCCAGGctaaagcagagctgcaggaggcgAGGAGCGAGTCCTCGAGCCTGAGGAAGGATCTCCAGGACTTGCAGCAGCAGTTCTCGGAGCTGGAGGCTCGGAG AGATGAACTAATGACAGCTGAGACAAATGCAGAAAATAAGATCACTGCTCTGGAGCTAAGAGAACAGGAGCTACAAACTGTCATTCAGCAGCTTTCTGTAGACTTGCAAAAT ATGACTTTTGAATTTGCTGAGAGAGATAAACTGACTGAACAGCTGCAGGAAAAGGTGTCTTCCCTGGAAAAAAAGCTAGAAAGAAATCTCTCAGGAGATGAACATATGCAGGAGCTGCTCAAAGAG AAAGCTGCTCTTGAGCAGAGGctggaggagagcaggcagCAGGTACTGACAGACAGGACACAGCACAGCGGGGCTGTGAACCGGTTGGAAACACAG AATAAAGAACTGGAACAGAAACTACAGATTGCAACAGAAACATTGAAAAAGAGCaaagaagcagctgctgagcaggatcTGAAGATCCAGAAGCTG CAAACTGCTCTAGAGGATGAAAGAAATCACCTGCAGCAACAGATTTTAAGTGAGAAACATCAGTATGATCAGAAAGTTACTGGGCTGGAGTCTCAGATTGCTGCTCTTGAAAAAGCTTGGGAATCGGATAAAACAACAACTCAGCACAGGATT AGCcaattggaaaaagaaaatgaaaacctcAAGGGAAGCAAAGAAGAGTATGAGAGTTCTTTAAAACAACAGGAGTCTGAACTGAACAGGCTAAAG AATGAGATGAGCAGCAGAGAAACTGTCAGTGTGGAAATTGCCAAAGCCCTGGAAGAAGCACGGAAACAGAGAGAGGAATTGCAACAGCAG GTTTCACATCTGAATGGCCTAATAAAGGAGAAAGACCAGCTGATAGATGAAAAATGTGGTCTGCTGctaaaacagaaagaagaacTGAACCAACTCAGTCAAG ACCATGAAGCTGCCTTGCTGCAGGTGCATCAGTTACAGTTGGACATAGAAGCAAGTCAGAGCCAAGCAGTGGAGAAAGAGGAAACGGCAAGAAAGGAAATTGATGAACTGAAGCTGCAGGTACAGGAGTGCCTGTTGGCCAGAGAGCATGAGAAAACT GTTTTAGAACTGGAGGAGTCAACGAGAGCCTTGAACGATGAGCATTTCCCTTCTCCAGAAAACTCTGTGGTGGAACAGAACGGAGAGGTGGCAGCTGCAGATGTCATTCAACTTCAGAAGGATAACAGAGAGCTGGAACAGCAAATTGCTGAGAAAAACAAG ATGATAAAGCAGCTTCAGCAAAGAATGACAGAACTCAAGAAAACTCTCCAGAAAGAGCTG aaaatAAGGCCTGACAGTGAGGTACCTGAGTTACGTGCAAATTCTGAAGTGCCTAATGCTTCTGTGACTGTCACCAACAACTCTGATTTGAATGACTCGAGGGAGATAAACTTTGAGTACCTTAAACATGTTGTACTGAAGTTCATGTCCTGCAGGGAATCTGAG GCATTCCATCTCATTAAAGCTGTGTCTGTGTTACTGAATTTTTcacaagaggaagaaaacatgCTCAAAGAAACTTTGGAGTACAAG ATGTCCTGGTTTGGGTCAAAGCCATCTCCCAAAGGCAGCATCCGGCCGTCTATCTCGAGCCCAAGGACTCTGTGGCCTTAA
- the GOLGA1 gene encoding golgin subfamily A member 1 isoform X4, producing MEKLGQVEKEKKMLQTQLQEMREQSLNLFQKRDEIDELEGFQQQEIAKVKHMLLKKEESLSRTEQELEARAQELTQAKAELQEARSESSSLRKDLQDLQQQFSELEARRDELMTAETNAENKITALELREQELQTVIQQLSVDLQNARVAGSGCEKRLEVLQVEHESLKVEYEQQKQKMTFEFAERDKLTEQLQEKVSSLEKKLERNLSGDEHMQELLKEKAALEQRLEESRQQVLTDRTQHSGAVNRLETQNKELEQKLQIATETLKKSKEAAAEQDLKIQKLQTALEDERNHLQQQILSEKHQYDQKVTGLESQIAALEKAWESDKTTTQHRISQLEKENENLKGSKEEYESSLKQQESELNRLKNEMSSRETVSVEIAKALEEARKQREELQQQVSHLNGLIKEKDQLIDEKCGLLLKQKEELNQLSQDHEAALLQVHQLQLDIEASQSQAVEKEETARKEIDELKLQVQECLLAREHEKTVLELEESTRALNDEHFPSPENSVVEQNGEVAAADVIQLQKDNRELEQQIAEKNKMIKQLQQRMTELKKTLQKELKIRPDSEVPELRANSEVPNASVTVTNNSDLNDSREINFEYLKHVVLKFMSCRESEAFHLIKAVSVLLNFSQEEENMLKETLEYKMSWFGSKPSPKGSIRPSISSPRTLWP from the exons ATGGAAAAACTTGGTCAAGTTGAAAAG gaaaaaaaaatgcttcaaaCACAGTTACAAGAAATGAGGGAGCAGAGTTTGAACCTTTTCCAAAAACGAGATGAAATTGATGAACTGGAGGGCTTTCAGCAGCAGGAAATTGCCAAAGTTAAACACATG CTTTTGAAAAAGGAAGAATCTCTGAGCAGAACAGAGCAGGAGCTCGAGGCGCGCGCTCAAGAACTGACCCAGGctaaagcagagctgcaggaggcgAGGAGCGAGTCCTCGAGCCTGAGGAAGGATCTCCAGGACTTGCAGCAGCAGTTCTCGGAGCTGGAGGCTCGGAG AGATGAACTAATGACAGCTGAGACAAATGCAGAAAATAAGATCACTGCTCTGGAGCTAAGAGAACAGGAGCTACAAACTGTCATTCAGCAGCTTTCTGTAGACTTGCAAAAT GCTCGAGTGGCTGGTTCTGGTTGTGAGAAGAGACTGGAAGTGTTGCAAGTGGAGCATGAATCTCTGAAGGTGGAATATGAGCAACAGAAGCAAAAG ATGACTTTTGAATTTGCTGAGAGAGATAAACTGACTGAACAGCTGCAGGAAAAGGTGTCTTCCCTGGAAAAAAAGCTAGAAAGAAATCTCTCAGGAGATGAACATATGCAGGAGCTGCTCAAAGAG AAAGCTGCTCTTGAGCAGAGGctggaggagagcaggcagCAGGTACTGACAGACAGGACACAGCACAGCGGGGCTGTGAACCGGTTGGAAACACAG AATAAAGAACTGGAACAGAAACTACAGATTGCAACAGAAACATTGAAAAAGAGCaaagaagcagctgctgagcaggatcTGAAGATCCAGAAGCTG CAAACTGCTCTAGAGGATGAAAGAAATCACCTGCAGCAACAGATTTTAAGTGAGAAACATCAGTATGATCAGAAAGTTACTGGGCTGGAGTCTCAGATTGCTGCTCTTGAAAAAGCTTGGGAATCGGATAAAACAACAACTCAGCACAGGATT AGCcaattggaaaaagaaaatgaaaacctcAAGGGAAGCAAAGAAGAGTATGAGAGTTCTTTAAAACAACAGGAGTCTGAACTGAACAGGCTAAAG AATGAGATGAGCAGCAGAGAAACTGTCAGTGTGGAAATTGCCAAAGCCCTGGAAGAAGCACGGAAACAGAGAGAGGAATTGCAACAGCAG GTTTCACATCTGAATGGCCTAATAAAGGAGAAAGACCAGCTGATAGATGAAAAATGTGGTCTGCTGctaaaacagaaagaagaacTGAACCAACTCAGTCAAG ACCATGAAGCTGCCTTGCTGCAGGTGCATCAGTTACAGTTGGACATAGAAGCAAGTCAGAGCCAAGCAGTGGAGAAAGAGGAAACGGCAAGAAAGGAAATTGATGAACTGAAGCTGCAGGTACAGGAGTGCCTGTTGGCCAGAGAGCATGAGAAAACT GTTTTAGAACTGGAGGAGTCAACGAGAGCCTTGAACGATGAGCATTTCCCTTCTCCAGAAAACTCTGTGGTGGAACAGAACGGAGAGGTGGCAGCTGCAGATGTCATTCAACTTCAGAAGGATAACAGAGAGCTGGAACAGCAAATTGCTGAGAAAAACAAG ATGATAAAGCAGCTTCAGCAAAGAATGACAGAACTCAAGAAAACTCTCCAGAAAGAGCTG aaaatAAGGCCTGACAGTGAGGTACCTGAGTTACGTGCAAATTCTGAAGTGCCTAATGCTTCTGTGACTGTCACCAACAACTCTGATTTGAATGACTCGAGGGAGATAAACTTTGAGTACCTTAAACATGTTGTACTGAAGTTCATGTCCTGCAGGGAATCTGAG GCATTCCATCTCATTAAAGCTGTGTCTGTGTTACTGAATTTTTcacaagaggaagaaaacatgCTCAAAGAAACTTTGGAGTACAAG ATGTCCTGGTTTGGGTCAAAGCCATCTCCCAAAGGCAGCATCCGGCCGTCTATCTCGAGCCCAAGGACTCTGTGGCCTTAA
- the ARPC5L gene encoding LOW QUALITY PROTEIN: actin-related protein 2/3 complex subunit 5-like protein (The sequence of the model RefSeq protein was modified relative to this genomic sequence to represent the inferred CDS: inserted 1 base in 1 codon), with amino-acid sequence MARSTLSSRFRRFDIDQYDENRFVEEPEEAAAAEPDASPEVEALLRQYPXGPGGPGESRGPAAVARTGPERVAPAAARDPRCGSTRVPRPGSGRGAVALPRSRFESLTRGRTGEALRAFHTAIRSSPGNTRNQAMKEQAQGMMLKVLTSFKSSEIEQAVNSLDRNGVDLLMKYIYKGFEKPTENSSAILLQWHEKALAVGGLGSIVRVLTARKTV; translated from the exons ATGGCGCGGAGCACGCTCTCGTCCCGCTTCCGCCGCTTCGACATCGACCAGTACGACGAGAACCGCTTCGTGGAAGAGCccgaggaggcggcggcggccgagCCCGATGCCAGCCCCGAGGTGGAAGCGCTGCTCAGGCAATATC TTgggccgggggggccgggggagTCCCGGGGACCGGCCGCAGTCGCCCGCACGGGCCCGGAGCGCGTCGCTCCCGCGGCCGCCCGTGACCCGCGCTGCGGTTCCACACGCGTCCCTCGCCCCGGCAGCGGCCGCGGGGCCGTCGCGCTGCCCAGGTCGCGGTTTGAGTCCTTGACCCGCGGCCGCACAGGCGAGGCGCTCAGGGCCTTCCACACCGCCATCCGCAGCTCCCCGGGCAACACCAGGAACCAGGCGATGAAG GAGCAGGCCCAGGGAATGATGCTTAAAGTCCTCACGtcttttaaaagcagtgaaATAGAACAAGCGGTGAATTCCTTAGACAGAAACGGTGTTGACTTGTTAATGAAGTACATTTATAAAGGATTTGAAAAGCCAACAGAAAACAGCAGTGCAATATTACTTCAGTGGCACGAAAAG gcACTGGCAGTAGGAGGCCTGGGCTCCATAGTAAGAGTTCTTACAGCAAGAAAGACTGTGTAA